The region ATCGAGGCCAGCATGCCATAGGGAGCAGGACAGGGGCTGTATTAATTTGCAGTCCTTATTCTGCTGCTGAGGCCCTGCTGTTTCGGGTTTGGAACTGGCTTATCTGCCTATGCAGCACTAGCAGAGGGAGTGCCTGCGAGAGCGCAGAAATATCCCTAATCTCATTTCTTAGGTTGTCAGTCCCACTCTCCAGCAAAGTTCCCTCAGAAATTGCCTGTCCCCGTTCTGTTGCATGAGGACAACAGAATAAAGGTAGCTCCAGTTCCTTGGGGACAAAACAGATGAAATCAGTTTAAAAGGATCTATCCTCCAGTCTGAAGTTTTTCCGAGTGTTTCCCCTACGTGGAAAAATTCAGCCAGAAATTTGAAGGTTTGGCAGAGTTACAAGCAAGGGAGATCTTTGAGCGGCACCAGTGTTGGGAAAGGTGCTTACTGGCCCACCTGTCACTGGTTGTCCTGCCCTGTAGctctctgcctttgttttcctcttgaaGCAGGATTATCTGGGTGTTTTGTTTGTATGATATTTGTATAGTTTACTAATGTACAGATGTATTGACAGTGTTCCCATGATTTGGGaagaagcatttcaaaataagtGTGTGCCATTATTTCTTGTTATGTCTATGCTTCTTCTGTggtcttccttccctcccccctttttcccctcttgctaGAGGTGCAGGGGGGTTTACTGGTTTACTTTTTCTCTGGAATAGTGGGTGACGCTTTGCTGTTTTAAGTAGCATGGAGGAACTCCTCAAACTCCCTAAATCTCATCTCGGTACTGCGTGCAGGGCCAGGAAGTGTCTCACCAGATCTGCTTGCTCCCCCAGGTGTCCAGCAGTGCTCCATAAAGCGCTGGATATTTTCCTTCAGGTGTTTTTTGTGATGGAGGTGGTGTTGAATCCTCCTTGCGATGAACAGCACCCTCCTCAGGCTGAAGACTtccaggagaagcaggagcagaacAGCAAGCTCTCAGGTATGTGCTAAAATGGATTGCTAATGAGTTTTGTTGCTGACATGCTGCTTTATCACTTCAGGAAATCTCAACATCCTTTGTGAGCCTGTCTCTGTGTGGCCTAGTGTGGGAAGAGCGAAACTGAAATCACTGAATGGAAAACTGCTTAATCGTTTGCAATAACACAGTCCAACGTCCTTGTCCTGCCATCTAGCGATTGCAGCACGGCATGCTGCCACTTCAGTGCAGAGCAAACGTCTGTTTTGgtgtttaaacatttatttatttacttaagtATTACTTTAGGTATCAGTGAGAAAGATTGCGTtatttaccttaaaaaaaaaattaatattttcttctgcttactgaaaaaaattgttatagTTTTGCCTTTGATTAAGTGGATCTTGAAAATCTCATTAAGTCATTTATCAATGAGCTGTAACCTGATGCCAGAAGGGTTTGGCCTTCTCAGAAACTGCTGGGTGGCAGAGAAGGTGGGGgggtggagaagaaaaagaaatgttaaacgGTGCAGTTTGAGGGAATATGATGGTGAACAGCAATAATAGAGATACAGAAGCAGGTGTGCACATGGTAGCATCAGCAGGGGTAGATAgctctgttgttttttcctctatttatgTGCTAAGTGTGATTTGTcttctcaaaaataaatctgaCATCGAATCAAGCAGTAGCATTCTGAActtattttcctcattctttccaCAGCAGGagtaaaaaaagatattgaaaaACTTTATGAAGTGGTGCCACAGCTTCtgaatgtgtttaaaattaaggaaaaaattgGAGAAGgtaagtgttttattttagcttGCTTAGACTTGGATTTCTTTTGGTATTTCTAACTTAAGAAGTGTAAGTCTAAGATCTCCATATGTGTGATTTAATGAAAGGCCTTTTGGATTTACTTACTCTTTATAGGAATTCTAACCTGTTGCTGAGCACAGAGGTGTGTTAGTGAGTGACATTTTCAAGCCTTTCAGAAAAGGGGTATTCCAGTTTTGACAACTAAAAATTTTGTAGATGCATTTGAGTAAATTAGGTCTTGACACTccatgctttttctctttttcttgagaAATCTGTTTGTATACAGCTGTGTTTTGACTTTTGAACTGCTGTTCTTACAGTTGGCTTTGTTTCCACTGAAGCCCTGCAGGCAGAACTGGAGTAGGAGACTGGAGGATCATAGCTGCTTTAGTTAAATAAAACTAACTCTTTAATACATACAGTATCAAATTCTGGGATGCTTGTGTGGCCCTTGCCTTCAGATCCTACTGCAGATGCCTTTAATAGGCAGGACTGTAAACAGATTCTTAGAGACTTCTGAGCATGGGATCTTTTTGAAGCTTCACCAGTTTGATCTTTGAAATGCCCTGTGCTCCccacttttaaagaaagacGTTGATAAGAAACTGTAttgttttacagctgttttgTGATAGGATGCCTGTGGTGGCAGGCTGGGTGGCCAAAGGCTTTTGTCTTACCTTCCCCACCCCTAAGGGATCCCCCCAAACCATCCCAGCTCCATTTATCACAGCaatacatttcaaaaccaaaaagagttCTGTCTGTCGTACAAAAGACAGTGTAATTAGACAAAATCTCTTGTTGTGAGTACTactctgattttgcttttgggAGTAAAtggtgcttttaaaaaaatcccacttgCAGCATGAGAAAATAAGCTTCGACTTGGGATTCTGTGCTGGGGTCACTTCCATTTTTAGTGGTTCTCGCCACAAAAAAAGCATGTCTTAAGTCAGCTTGGGAACCCTTCTCTCTATAATCGGTTCTACTAAATGCATGGGACTCTagaatttttatatatttaggACCACTTGGGGGTTTTGCTAGCATTTTGATGTACATGTGTGCTTACAGACTGTCAAACTAGCACAGTGCAAACACAATACTTAAAATCTAATCAACAGTAATTTGTACTGCTTATTTGTGTGGAAGAATGCTTCAACTTGTATATGCAGACATCTCAGATCATTAGGATAAATTAACCCCCAAGAGGTATACCAAGGTGTTGTTAATTAAATGAGTGGGTAAGTTTGCATGCAGTCAGAGTGCTCTCTCTCAAATGAGTCCATCACATTCTGTTTATGCAGTAATGCCCTGGGCAAACCAATAGTGCAGTTTATACATCACGGGAGAAGTCTTAACTGTATTGATGAGGTAACagaattaggaaaaatgtcGTAATTTCAGAGTGCTTTGAGTTGCGCTTTCTGGATTAGCGTCATGTAGCCCGCTTACAGCATGGGGAGAGGGGAGTGAGGTGTCAGATGAAAGTGAGCTGCctaaacaagaaagaaaatcaaagacgGGAAATTTACATTCAAAGGGTTTGGTGTCCCGGCAAGTTAGACAGtgttacatttgcatttttactgacagaaaaaaCTTGTATACAAGATCCCTGAATTCAGTAGTAGAAAAAAGGAACTGCGTTCTTCTCTTCCAGAGTCTGCTTTTGATGTAGCATCAAGTGTACTGCTGGATTGTGATCTGAAAAATCCAAACTGACctaattaaaaatgctgaaggcggtgttttttctcctcctctacaGGTACTTTTAGCTCTGTTTACTTGGCCACAGCACAGCTAAAAACAggatatgaggaaaagctgGCTCTGAAACACCTGATTCCCACCAGCCATCCTCTGCGCATTGCTGCTGAGCTCCAGTGCCTCACGGTAGCAGGGTACGTAAATGATAATCACcagtgtcctgactatactgCTGTACATTATCTCGCTGTTCtgtattgatttattttccGCTTTGGCACTTCACTTGCTGTTTTTTAACTGCAGACAAGTGTGTTCTTTTTATCACGAGCAAGTAAGAAATGGAGTGCCTTACCTGTTACAGGTGCCTTTTCTGCCATTCCCGGTTTGCAGacctgtgttttccttctcagaagTTCCATTATATATCTCTGCAGTAACAAAAATCCCACTTCTGAAATgcttaaacaaaataatcttcatcagaaaatgtggttttggGAACGAATGTTTGTTTCCAGAATGTGAATAGCACCTTCTTAAAGTAGTTGCTGTCATGAAAGTGAAGTCCTACGATTAATTACAGCGGTAACAACAAACCATGGCCTCGCATTAATCTGTGGAGCCCTCGCTGCAAATTGCAGGGCTTGAGTGGAACACAGTGATGAGGAGCCACAGCGAATATGCTGACTGCAGCTGAGATTGCTGTCAGTATAGATTCGGTTAGAAAAGAAAGCCTGACTGAAGTGtttaagaaataaaggaaaataaccaTCCATCTTACCATCTTTGTTCAGTGATGTTACTTTTCTTCTAGGGGACAAGATAATGTTATGGGAGTTAAATACTGCTTTAGGAAGAACGATCATGTAGTTATTGTTATGCCATATCTGGAACATGAGTCCTTCCTGGTGAGTCCCAGGCTTTTTATGTGCAGTAAAACTATTTAATTAAAGCAATTGCCTAACTACAGTTATCAATATATTCTTTCAGGACATATTGAATTCCCTTTCCTTTGAAGAAGTGAGGGAATACATGTTTAATCTATTCAAAGCACTGAGGCGCATTCATCACTTCGGCATTGTTCACCGCGATGTCAAGCCCAGTAACTTCCTTTACAACAGGCGGCTGAAAGAGTAAGTCTGTCCCGGTGACAGCGATGTggtcttgtttttctctgccGGGGCAGAACAGAGTCAGTTACGCTTTGGGgttttctccttccagctgtAACACGAGTGCTTAAGCAAtaaatagggattttttttttttttttttcatttgtaaaccttttctttctgtgtttgggGATGTGAGGAGGGGaggatttttgtttcattcttaaTGTAATATTGGCTTCATAGAGCAACCAGTGCCTggaaaaaattaagatttttctaTTGAGTAAAAGTATTTATTGTTTTGAATATGAttgagaagaataaaattagcatttatctttttttaataagaaagctAATAGCATGCATAGACTGATATCTGTAAACCTTCACTCATAGGTAGAGTAAAACTGACAGATGAGACAGCTGGATCCAGGCTAGTTTCAGCTTATGTTGAATTAATGTTTATAACTGGTAGAGTTGAGGTTTGCCTGTAAGTTACAGTATTTAAAGGCTGTAAAAAGGAGggtactgcttttttttgtgaagagcTGAAATGGATAGAATAAGGAAGTGTTTCAGTGTGAGTGGTCCTGTAGCTGTGCTGGTGTTGCACTGTGTACAGGTTAGACGTTGAGGGGCTGCAGTGTACCCAGAGAAGAGGGACGGAGccggggaaggggctggagctcAGCGgctctgggagtggctgagggacctggggttgtttagcctggagaagaggaggctgaggggagacctcatcacgctctgcagctcccagaagggaggttgtggtgaggcagGTGATGGtctccaaagtaacaagtgataagacgagaggaaatggcctcaagttgtgctaggaaaggtttagattggatattaggaaatattccttcacagaaaaagtTGTCAGGCACTGCCAGAAGCTGCCCcgggcggtggtggagtctccatccctagagatgTTTAAAAGCCATGTGAATGTGGTGTTTAGAGACGgagtttagtggtgaacttggcagcgTGAACTTTATGGTTGTACGCAATGATCTTacaggtcttctccaacctaaaagattctatgattttatatggTGCAAGTTTGTAGGGGAGACTtgattctgttttgctttaaaagtttGAGCAATACGGATTTTGTATTTCAATCTGTCAAACAAGTTTGTAGTGTCATTCCGCCCTTTAGTGTTTGCAAGAGCCTTGATCTCTGCTTCAGGTGTGGAGGCCATGGAGCTGGGTTGGTCTGAGCCCCAGGCACCATTCACCGTTCGCCTCATCTGCCTTTATCTGTGCCTCTGCCTGTGGGGATCCTGCAAGGGTCACGGCACTTGTACTTGGCTGTAGGACCAGCATAGCTCCAGGAAGGGGTTgctgacaatatttttttaacaccattGGAGAAAGTGTGATATTGAGAGGATTCTGGGATGAGAATGTAAGATGGGTGTAGGGTAAAAACTTCGAGGGGTTAGGTAAGATAGgacaagaagaggagaaggaggaagactGTGATGCTGGCAGCAGTACCGGTAAGCAATGTATTGAGTAAAACATGAGAGAGCACTAAGTAAATGGGTACTGAATAGTAAGAGGAACTGATTGATGCATACTTTGTGACTCCTGATTctgaatttctgtctttcaggtATGCCTTGGTAGATTTTGGCTTGGCACAAGGAACCCCCGATACAAAAATCGAACTTCTCAAAGCTGCCCATTCTGAAGACCAGGAGGGAAGTTGCTCACAAAATAATTCCACCGTAGCCCCAGGAAATGAAGTTTCTGTCAGTGTCCCAGCACCTAAGCAGGCAGCTCAAAAggcagctgcaaaagcagccgAGAAAAGGCCCAGCTCACTTTCAAAAGCGCAGATTAaacaaggaagaggaggaaaggttCTCAGTCTATTTCATTAATGTTGTTGTATGCTAATGCATTGCTTCATCCAACAGGGGGGGATGTAatacctgaaaaaaagcagtgccTGTGGCTCTTGCAGGGTCCTAAGGTGATGCACAGAATGACAGCTTTTGTATCAAAGTGGCTGGTTTTATGTAACCCTGTTGGCATCATTTACAATCTGTTAGATAAAATACAGTGCTGAAGGCTGAACAAAACCCTAGTGTGGGTTACTGTTTAGACAGCCTGAGGTTTTTAAGTGATACGTCCTGTGGAGCTCCTCCCCAAGCCAATAACTATTCATCTTCATTATTGTCCCTTTCTCTTGGTATTGCAGGAGGATTCTGTGCAGCATTCTGTCCAGCGCTCTGTCTTTGGAGAGAGGAATTTCAATGTCTATAGCTCTGCATACCAGGAGAACTCGAGTACAAAAGTAAGGAGTGTCGCTCATCAGGAAGGGCAACATGTTACACATTTGAGAAATGATAGAAGCCGTTGTTCTGCCAGACTGGACACTGCTCAGGCATGCTGCAGAACTAAAAGGTTTTGAGTAGGTCGTTGTGTGTGTTTGCTGAAAGGTTCGAAgaggttttcattttgtttcagtccTTTATGAAACTTTTGGAGGCGGTTATGTAGCTGCTTCCGTAGCAGATCTTTGTATGCTGAATTAATCTCTTTTCCTAGACATGGATCTGTGCAACTAAGATACACTAAGGTTgtcaaagttaatttttttgtattttgcaaatgaagctggagagagaacttgtaataaatatttttctgccctttttgtAACTAGTATTTAGTACGATGAGGAGGAAACCCCAGTGAAATGAAAGGGTTTGGCCAACAGTGATCATCCTATTGCAGAAGGAGAGTCTGTGCCTGTGTGTTGCTGTGGCAGTCCATAGACTTGTTTTGATTCTCACACAGAATTGAAAGAGTTCTTGAAACATTACACTAACTTGAAAAATACTTGTCCTGTAGCTTCAGAATATCAAATGTATAGTGGTTTTTGGTAAACgtgagaaatgttttcagaaggGGAGGAGATCAGGGTATTTAGAAAGCTCCAGTGACTGTTTTATAGGTGTACTATTGTTAAAAAGGGTTACTTTCTTCTGTTCTAAAATCACAACTTCTTGCTCACAAGCACCTCTAAGGTCTTAGTGTTTTAGGGACTAGCCTATCTGTTTGTAAAGAGAAATCTGTCCTCTTTTCTCACTGCAGCTCATAAAGCAACCCAAGATGACGGATGTTTCATCCAGGAGATTGGTAACAAAGAAGAAGATTATTTCTACCAAAACCATGAGCAATGGGGCCGCCAGGAAAGCTGCCAGTGGTTGTCCCTCGAACCTGATTTGCGACTGCTATGCCACGGACAGAGTTTGCAGTGTTTGCCTTTCAAGGTAATTTGCTCTGATAATGTTGTAAaactttctgctctgctgtcagGCAAGGTCAGAAACTTGGATTTACTGGGCAGCTGATTTAGTAGGTGACAGAGAGCATTTGATCTGTGTGACCCATAAAACCCTGAGTATGctcttcttaaataaaaatagttcaTGGAATGAATGGAATCGTTCGttcactgctctctgcagcaagAGGTTCACAGTAATGATTATTTATTGGTCCTGTAGTTAATTATCCACGTACAAGTGTTATAGCAAATTGCTTGGATTAATT is a window of Cuculus canorus isolate bCucCan1 chromosome 8, bCucCan1.pri, whole genome shotgun sequence DNA encoding:
- the CDC7 gene encoding cell division cycle 7-related protein kinase isoform X2 translates to MEVVLNPPCDEQHPPQAEDFQEKQEQNSKLSGVKKDIEKLYEVVPQLLNVFKIKEKIGEGTFSSVYLATAQLKTGYEEKLALKHLIPTSHPLRIAAELQCLTVAGGQDNVMGVKYCFRKNDHVVIVMPYLEHESFLDILNSLSFEEVREYMFNLFKALRRIHHFGIVHRDVKPSNFLYNRRLKEYALVDFGLAQGTPDTKIELLKAAHSEDQEGSCSQNNSTVAPGNEVSVSVPAPKQAAQKAAAKAAEKRPSSLSKAQIKQGRGGKEDSVQHSVQRSVFGERNFNVYSSAYQENSSTKLIKQPKMTDVSSRRLVTKKKIISTKTMSNGAARKAASGCPSNLICDCYATDRVCSVCLSRCQQVAPRAGTPGFRAPEVLTKCPTQTTAIDMWSAGIIFLSLLSGRYPFYKASDDLTALAQIMTVRGSRETIQAAKTFGKSVLCTQVVPAQNLRTLCEKLRGTNSSCKRSQGEAPSKAVSDSASPVAADKPCPETLGKQPQHLTSSQEGDGALEIKAADLKGWDQVPDEAYDLLDKLLDLNPATRITAQEALLHPFFKDMRP
- the CDC7 gene encoding cell division cycle 7-related protein kinase isoform X1, producing MEVVLNPPCDEQHPPQAEDFQEKQEQNSKLSAGVKKDIEKLYEVVPQLLNVFKIKEKIGEGTFSSVYLATAQLKTGYEEKLALKHLIPTSHPLRIAAELQCLTVAGGQDNVMGVKYCFRKNDHVVIVMPYLEHESFLDILNSLSFEEVREYMFNLFKALRRIHHFGIVHRDVKPSNFLYNRRLKEYALVDFGLAQGTPDTKIELLKAAHSEDQEGSCSQNNSTVAPGNEVSVSVPAPKQAAQKAAAKAAEKRPSSLSKAQIKQGRGGKEDSVQHSVQRSVFGERNFNVYSSAYQENSSTKLIKQPKMTDVSSRRLVTKKKIISTKTMSNGAARKAASGCPSNLICDCYATDRVCSVCLSRCQQVAPRAGTPGFRAPEVLTKCPTQTTAIDMWSAGIIFLSLLSGRYPFYKASDDLTALAQIMTVRGSRETIQAAKTFGKSVLCTQVVPAQNLRTLCEKLRGTNSSCKRSQGEAPSKAVSDSASPVAADKPCPETLGKQPQHLTSSQEGDGALEIKAADLKGWDQVPDEAYDLLDKLLDLNPATRITAQEALLHPFFKDMRP
- the CDC7 gene encoding cell division cycle 7-related protein kinase isoform X3 produces the protein MEVVLNPPCDEQHPPQAEDFQEKQEQNSKLSAGVKKDIEKLYEVVPQLLNVFKIKEKIGEGTFSSVYLATAQLKTGYEEKLALKHLIPTSHPLRIAAELQCLTVAGGQDNVMGVKYCFRKNDHVVIVMPYLEHESFLDILNSLSFEEVREYMFNLFKALRRIHHFGIVHRDVKPSNFLYNRRLKEYALVDFGLAQGTPDTKIELLKAAHSEDQEEDSVQHSVQRSVFGERNFNVYSSAYQENSSTKLIKQPKMTDVSSRRLVTKKKIISTKTMSNGAARKAASGCPSNLICDCYATDRVCSVCLSRCQQVAPRAGTPGFRAPEVLTKCPTQTTAIDMWSAGIIFLSLLSGRYPFYKASDDLTALAQIMTVRGSRETIQAAKTFGKSVLCTQVVPAQNLRTLCEKLRGTNSSCKRSQGEAPSKAVSDSASPVAADKPCPETLGKQPQHLTSSQEGDGALEIKAADLKGWDQVPDEAYDLLDKLLDLNPATRITAQEALLHPFFKDMRP